A portion of the Zootoca vivipara chromosome 6, rZooViv1.1, whole genome shotgun sequence genome contains these proteins:
- the LOC118087344 gene encoding chemerin-like receptor 1 isoform X1, producing the protein MSPFTPISLKFSSSKMADNATSQESLYGDYEDYPDFDDNSGLRDSMHLLSMVLYSVAFLLGVIGNGLVIFVTGFRMKRTVNTVWFLNLALADFVFTFFLPLSVAYMALGFHWPFGKALCKLNTTVAFLNMFASVFLLTVISMDRCVSVACPVWAQNYRTPRLASMVALGIWLAAMALSSPYFFFRDTGSSSGEENITHCYNNFALSDDLDTEEVAKLGEDRHRAMVMTRFVAGFLVPFTIILFCYGIITARLKGSRLTRSGRPFKIMVAVVLAFFICWFPYHVFSFLEMSVTTVTPWLQTILVVGVPLASGLAYVNSCLNPFLYVFVGHDFREKLRTSVLAAFENAFSETSAQVLTKSKSSLEIECHLV; encoded by the exons AT GTCACCCTTCACCCCAATTTCGCTCAAGTTCTCCTCCTCCAAAATGGCTGACAATGCCACCTCACAAGAAAGCCTTTATGGAGACTATGAGGACTATCCTGACTTTGACGACAACAGCGGCCTCCGTGACTCCATGCACCTGCTCTCCATGGTGCTCTACAGCGTGGCCTTCCTGCTGGGGGTGATAGGGAATGGCCTGGTTATCTTTGTCACTGGCTTCCGCATGAAGAGGACTGTCAATACTGTCTGGTTCCTCAACTTGGCCTTAGCCGACTTTGTCTTCACTTTCTTTCTCCCGCTGAGTGTGGCCTACATGGCCCTCGGCTTTCATTGGCCCTTCGGGAAGGCTCTGTGCAAGCTCAACACCACCGTGGCCTTCCTCAACATGTTTGCCAGCGTCTTCTTACTCACTGTCATCAGCATGGACCGTTGTGTCTCTGTGGCTTGTCCCGTCTGGGCCCAGAACTATCGCACACCCCGGCTGGCTTCTATGGTGGCGCTGGGCATCTGGCTAGCAGCCATGGCTCTCAGCTCCCCATACTTTTTCTTCCGGGACACTGGGAGCTCCTCTGGCGAGGAGAATATCACCCACTGCTACAACAACTTTGCCTTGTCGGATGACCTGGACACGGAGGAGGTTGCCAAGCTGGGAGAGGATCGTCACCGAGCCATGGTGATGACCCGCTTCGTGGCTGGGTTCCTGGTGCCATTCACCATCATCTTGTTCTGTTATGGCATCATCACGGCCAGGCTGAAGGGCAGCCGCCTCACACGCTCAGGCAGACCCTTCAAGATCATGGTGGCAGTTGTTTTGGCCTTCTTCATTTGCTGGTTCCCCTATCATGTCTTCTCCTTTCTGGAGATGTCAGTCACCACAGTAACGCCCTGGCTGCAGACCATTCTGGTGGTGGGGGTACCTTTGGCCTCGGGCCTGGCCTACGTCAACAGCTGCCTGAACCCTTTCCTGTATGTCTTTGTAGGGCATGACTTCAGGGAGAAACTGAGGACGTCGGTCCTTGCAGCGTTTGAGAATGCTTTCAGTGAGACCTCAGCACAGGTGTTAACCAAGAGCAAATCCAGTTTGGAGATAGAGTGTCACCTTGTCTAG
- the LOC118087344 gene encoding chemerin-like receptor 1 isoform X2: protein MADNATSQESLYGDYEDYPDFDDNSGLRDSMHLLSMVLYSVAFLLGVIGNGLVIFVTGFRMKRTVNTVWFLNLALADFVFTFFLPLSVAYMALGFHWPFGKALCKLNTTVAFLNMFASVFLLTVISMDRCVSVACPVWAQNYRTPRLASMVALGIWLAAMALSSPYFFFRDTGSSSGEENITHCYNNFALSDDLDTEEVAKLGEDRHRAMVMTRFVAGFLVPFTIILFCYGIITARLKGSRLTRSGRPFKIMVAVVLAFFICWFPYHVFSFLEMSVTTVTPWLQTILVVGVPLASGLAYVNSCLNPFLYVFVGHDFREKLRTSVLAAFENAFSETSAQVLTKSKSSLEIECHLV from the coding sequence ATGGCTGACAATGCCACCTCACAAGAAAGCCTTTATGGAGACTATGAGGACTATCCTGACTTTGACGACAACAGCGGCCTCCGTGACTCCATGCACCTGCTCTCCATGGTGCTCTACAGCGTGGCCTTCCTGCTGGGGGTGATAGGGAATGGCCTGGTTATCTTTGTCACTGGCTTCCGCATGAAGAGGACTGTCAATACTGTCTGGTTCCTCAACTTGGCCTTAGCCGACTTTGTCTTCACTTTCTTTCTCCCGCTGAGTGTGGCCTACATGGCCCTCGGCTTTCATTGGCCCTTCGGGAAGGCTCTGTGCAAGCTCAACACCACCGTGGCCTTCCTCAACATGTTTGCCAGCGTCTTCTTACTCACTGTCATCAGCATGGACCGTTGTGTCTCTGTGGCTTGTCCCGTCTGGGCCCAGAACTATCGCACACCCCGGCTGGCTTCTATGGTGGCGCTGGGCATCTGGCTAGCAGCCATGGCTCTCAGCTCCCCATACTTTTTCTTCCGGGACACTGGGAGCTCCTCTGGCGAGGAGAATATCACCCACTGCTACAACAACTTTGCCTTGTCGGATGACCTGGACACGGAGGAGGTTGCCAAGCTGGGAGAGGATCGTCACCGAGCCATGGTGATGACCCGCTTCGTGGCTGGGTTCCTGGTGCCATTCACCATCATCTTGTTCTGTTATGGCATCATCACGGCCAGGCTGAAGGGCAGCCGCCTCACACGCTCAGGCAGACCCTTCAAGATCATGGTGGCAGTTGTTTTGGCCTTCTTCATTTGCTGGTTCCCCTATCATGTCTTCTCCTTTCTGGAGATGTCAGTCACCACAGTAACGCCCTGGCTGCAGACCATTCTGGTGGTGGGGGTACCTTTGGCCTCGGGCCTGGCCTACGTCAACAGCTGCCTGAACCCTTTCCTGTATGTCTTTGTAGGGCATGACTTCAGGGAGAAACTGAGGACGTCGGTCCTTGCAGCGTTTGAGAATGCTTTCAGTGAGACCTCAGCACAGGTGTTAACCAAGAGCAAATCCAGTTTGGAGATAGAGTGTCACCTTGTCTAG